In candidate division KSB1 bacterium, one genomic interval encodes:
- a CDS encoding MotA/TolQ/ExbB proton channel family protein: MFLQRGGIVMIPLLLCSIIVVAIAIERAIVLRSKKVLIPEIINVIETIKQPEDIHLALSICQKNEGVFAHIVRLGLENRDLPADELKELITDQGRQEVRSLEKGLVIIETIAGIAPLLGLLGTVTGMIKVFTVISQQGLGQTQALSGGISEALITTVVGLSIGIPSLVLYNYFTNKAENLILDIEKFTSQLLRKLSRFHAAATNN, encoded by the coding sequence ATGTTTTTACAACGCGGCGGGATTGTTATGATCCCGTTGCTGCTTTGTTCGATAATCGTTGTTGCGATCGCCATTGAGCGGGCGATCGTGTTGCGTTCTAAAAAAGTGCTGATCCCCGAAATCATTAATGTGATTGAGACCATCAAGCAACCAGAAGATATCCATCTTGCCCTGTCCATTTGCCAGAAGAACGAGGGCGTTTTTGCTCATATCGTTCGTCTTGGCCTTGAAAATCGCGATTTGCCAGCCGATGAGCTGAAGGAACTGATCACCGACCAGGGACGGCAGGAAGTCCGATCACTGGAAAAAGGTTTGGTGATCATCGAAACCATCGCCGGGATTGCGCCATTGTTGGGATTGCTGGGAACAGTCACGGGTATGATCAAGGTTTTTACCGTAATCTCACAGCAGGGCTTGGGACAGACCCAGGCATTATCGGGCGGGATTTCTGAAGCTTTAATTACCACCGTGGTGGGACTTTCGATCGGCATCCCGTCTCTGGTACTTTATAATTACTTCACCAATAAGGCTGAAAATCTCATCCTCGATATTGAGAAATTCACTTCTCAGTTGCTCAGGAAATTATCCCGGTTTCATGCTGCGGCTACTAATAATTGA
- a CDS encoding biopolymer transporter ExbD — protein sequence MQFHEKKRRKVIINITSLIDVMFLLLIFFMVSSTFIEQPGMKLELPESKSATVEQIKELVLEITAEQRMLLNQDPVSIENLESKIKQLLPNLAENSLVLKADRSVPHGMVVKVMDIAKLSGIEKLVIATRPIDE from the coding sequence ATGCAATTTCACGAGAAAAAACGGCGCAAAGTGATCATCAATATCACCTCATTGATCGATGTAATGTTTCTGCTGCTGATATTTTTTATGGTCTCATCGACTTTCATCGAACAACCAGGGATGAAATTAGAACTGCCAGAATCTAAAAGTGCCACGGTCGAACAAATCAAAGAGTTGGTACTTGAGATCACAGCCGAGCAACGGATGCTACTGAACCAAGATCCTGTCTCCATCGAAAATTTGGAATCGAAAATTAAACAATTGTTGCCGAATCTCGCTGAGAATTCCCTGGTTTTGAAGGCCGACCGGAGTGTGCCTCACGGCATGGTGGTAAAAGTAATGGATATTGCAAAACTGAGTGGCATTGAAAAATTGGTTATTGCGACTCGTCCAATAGATGAGTAA
- a CDS encoding GDP-mannose 4,6-dehydratase, which produces MKVLITGGAGFIGSHLAEELLRRGEIVSVIDDLSTGQLENLSNFIKSPRFSIAVESILNETVMDRLVSECDIIYHLAAAVGVELIVSKPVEVIQTNILGTDMVLKLASRYLKKVVITSTSEIYGKSTQVPFKENDDRVLGPTTKNRWSYSCSKAIDEFLALAYHKEKKLEVVIVRLFNTVGPRQTGRYGMVIPRFVEQALEGRPITVYNDGNMVRCFTYVSDVVDAMIALANHPKAVGEIFNIGSTEPIRIKDLAMKIIQKTNSDSVIKYVPYDEAYEQGFEDMAIRIPDLTKIKNLIGFQPTVNLDGILDRVIEYYAAKKQRKGE; this is translated from the coding sequence ATGAAGGTATTGATCACTGGGGGAGCTGGTTTTATTGGGTCTCATCTGGCAGAAGAATTGTTACGACGGGGGGAGATTGTTTCTGTAATTGATGATCTATCCACGGGTCAACTGGAAAATCTGTCGAATTTCATTAAAAGCCCAAGGTTTAGCATAGCAGTTGAGAGCATTTTGAACGAAACAGTTATGGACCGTTTGGTCAGCGAATGCGATATCATTTATCATCTCGCTGCAGCAGTGGGAGTGGAGTTGATCGTGAGCAAGCCAGTAGAAGTGATTCAAACTAATATTTTGGGCACCGACATGGTGCTCAAACTGGCCAGCCGCTATTTGAAAAAAGTGGTGATCACTTCTACTTCGGAAATCTACGGGAAAAGCACGCAAGTGCCATTCAAGGAAAATGACGATCGGGTTTTGGGACCCACCACCAAAAATCGGTGGAGCTACTCCTGCTCCAAAGCGATCGATGAGTTTTTGGCTCTGGCCTATCATAAAGAGAAAAAGCTCGAAGTGGTAATCGTTCGATTGTTCAATACAGTCGGACCCCGACAAACAGGGCGATACGGGATGGTAATCCCACGTTTTGTAGAGCAGGCATTGGAGGGGAGACCTATCACGGTCTATAACGACGGCAACATGGTGCGCTGCTTCACTTATGTCAGCGATGTGGTCGATGCCATGATCGCCTTGGCCAATCATCCGAAGGCGGTGGGAGAAATTTTTAATATTGGGTCGACCGAACCGATTCGAATTAAAGACCTAGCCATGAAAATTATCCAAAAGACTAACTCCGATTCGGTCATCAAATATGTGCCGTATGATGAAGCATACGAGCAAGGGTTCGAGGACATGGCAATTCGAATCCCAGATCTGACAAAAATCAAGAACCTCATCGGCTTTCAACCAACAGTGAACTTAGATGGCATTCTCGATCGCGTGATCGAATATTACGCAGCGAAAAAGCAACGTAAAGGTGAATAG
- a CDS encoding C25 family cysteine peptidase yields the protein MNMIGTASKKPNLIALLSVFTFCLITNGSGLSNDCSVKVIESSDDKIVFEINPFELRFIEHSANGQLFEIPQIDGYQWIIEPGKPQLPFAAVLIGIPPNSSPTIQILDYQSSLVNGKIIYPAPQLVIDRKGKDSYIAEQFYLDQQSYSQNRFYPAEHILITSIGTVRQQRVARVELYPLLYNPVTQQLQKVERLKIAILFNQTAITAEKSIAPARLVIDTPYENLYQNLLINYATARKWRISNSLSVQVVPMLKKSTSWYNSHSTFYKLHIDEPGIYRLNGDFLINNGIDLNSFDPQRLKIYNKGIEIPIFISGEQDGRFDREDYIEFYGEPNRGQNAFYDPYTNTNVYWLTWDDNFGLRTTSKSAEVGAASEILEYIESVHLEQENFYHEGDNNIALINSELVSGEGWVWRFFYPGDREIISIQTPNVSEQGAFSRLKIKLHGTTIDPVRPNHHVRVLFNNKSIGDFYFNGTEDYLFEATLDSIEDDENRLELVSVGDTGAQIDQFYLDWIELDYPRQFVAKNDAIEFVVSDVQNQFKKIALWGFSDPDIHVFDLTNHTIVSNPFIAAGKRLVCKVVSSGFDDGNMAQFQINSKTIVGSWRRGHNLVVLDEVTGLVLDTRHYDTHFSASESDSMASFIERLPFGRIVLVAIMDEGSQKLTPSAYLALESLGSQFIRKVGFRDSWALIGRKGATIGTVPEVFRLRGSGAAILKDTIFVSGSGSDFYASFDVSFNFPHKFVAASRRGAKLPSHVEFDQPTDLISPQHGADLIIISHRKFFPSAQRLAEYRAQHNGLRVKVVDVEDIYDEFNFGLIDPQAIKDFLKFAYTNWQAPAPSYVILFGDASWDFKKNSGPDANENYVPSYGNPASDNWYVCLDGIDDVLPDMFIGRIPVSSDDEGEVILKKIIAYEDTPSAAWKKNLLFITGGFNKSEQRIFTDQSKFLINTYVTAPPAGCRAFQINKTTEGYFEGEKKLEILEAMNRGMMWVNFIGHAGSRTWDLMFNHPDIEELNNKDKYPFITSMTCHTGRFAEPDGASFAEHFVLTEDKGAIAFWGTTGWGFVFQDNILLKNLFQAALVDTIHALGAATTIAKIKLWQNYGGGIYNTSVIHQYTLIGDPLTNLTLPEKPDLTIHESNISLTPATPAEADSAVAIKIKIQNWGLATNDSVSFSVYDLRGNELTPIVSSMRCPAVGFEDSLVVIWDLKDQAGEHVLRFILDPENHIDEFDEQNNQCDFPTYIYSSKLTVSKPINFQIVSSQQVALQVNNPAFASSHESQRYYQFEVDTCNQFNSPLLISSPQIAEGKIVTQWRTPALADKRTYFWRCRTIDGMDFGNWVIASFYTQHDSSFAIWQQQHPQQFSQNDFENTQISDGGVRLQQRRFHFEVVSAGFEDGNYLRIIVNSIAMIQPSRGHNLVVIDQGSGQVLYIKTFDTLASQDQANAMADLINGLEPGTYVLIGIMDEGTLNMTERAYLALESLGSQYCRQVKFRDSWAMIGIKGAPIGSVAEAHVPATHGIATVRDTLVNYHRRGSMVSMPIGPADGWNSLSWDQVIEALSSAITLDVIGFNQKLSQWDTLLGGLSNSNHENLNAIDSRTYPLIKLRANFMDATGLNTPILQGWKIDYAPVSDPAINYQVVNFSADTLMEGETLKLSLSLYNVGMKVVDSVRIRFSLQTPENGRANLGHDQIIVNIPIDSFRVIEQQWETSGWMGKAQFMIEIDPDKELNELSEANNFYAKPIYIFPDSSKPEIVVTFDGKRLAPGDYVANQPMILVKIYDNARLIDQNDTTRINLFLDNRRVGYVGNEQILTIVPIYQSSEPRLRAQVRFTPSLVDGEHRLEVFVKDARNNLSYHRDDFLVTSEFKLLNVVNYPNPFRDGTEFTFRLTQPAEKVTIKIFTVVGRLIRTLEFHYLEPGFQHFYWDGRDQDQNELANGVYLYKLVARSGEHQVEQIEKLVIMR from the coding sequence ATGAATATGATTGGGACTGCTTCGAAGAAGCCTAATTTAATTGCTCTGCTCTCCGTCTTCACCTTTTGTCTAATAACAAATGGTTCGGGTCTATCCAATGATTGCAGTGTAAAAGTCATCGAATCTAGTGATGATAAGATCGTATTTGAAATCAATCCTTTTGAGCTCCGCTTCATCGAACACTCGGCCAATGGTCAGCTATTTGAGATCCCTCAGATCGATGGTTACCAATGGATAATCGAACCTGGGAAGCCCCAGCTTCCTTTTGCTGCTGTATTGATTGGTATTCCACCTAACAGTTCCCCAACCATCCAAATTCTGGATTACCAATCATCGCTGGTTAATGGGAAAATTATCTATCCAGCTCCGCAATTGGTTATTGATAGGAAGGGAAAAGATAGCTATATCGCAGAGCAGTTTTATTTGGATCAGCAGAGCTATTCGCAAAATCGCTTTTATCCCGCCGAGCATATTTTAATTACCTCGATCGGTACGGTTCGACAGCAGCGAGTTGCCAGAGTGGAATTGTATCCCTTGCTGTATAATCCAGTTACGCAGCAACTGCAAAAGGTCGAACGGCTCAAAATTGCTATTTTATTCAATCAGACAGCAATTACAGCCGAGAAATCAATAGCTCCAGCCAGATTGGTAATTGACACGCCTTATGAGAACCTATATCAAAATCTGCTGATCAATTATGCAACTGCTCGAAAGTGGCGCATCTCAAATTCCCTTTCCGTTCAAGTTGTCCCAATGCTCAAAAAATCGACAAGCTGGTATAACTCTCACTCAACTTTCTACAAATTACATATCGATGAACCTGGAATTTATCGCCTCAATGGAGATTTTTTAATCAATAATGGAATTGATCTGAATTCTTTTGATCCCCAACGATTGAAAATTTATAATAAAGGTATCGAAATCCCCATTTTTATCAGTGGCGAGCAAGATGGTAGGTTTGATCGCGAGGATTACATTGAATTTTACGGGGAACCTAATCGCGGCCAAAATGCATTTTACGATCCTTATACCAATACCAATGTCTATTGGCTAACCTGGGACGATAATTTCGGCTTGCGGACAACATCCAAATCTGCCGAGGTTGGAGCAGCATCTGAAATTTTGGAATACATTGAAAGTGTTCATCTGGAACAGGAGAACTTTTATCATGAAGGGGATAACAACATTGCGCTGATCAATTCGGAATTGGTTAGTGGCGAGGGCTGGGTATGGAGATTTTTTTATCCTGGCGACAGAGAAATTATTTCGATTCAAACTCCTAATGTTTCGGAGCAAGGTGCCTTTAGCCGATTAAAAATCAAATTGCACGGTACGACCATCGATCCTGTTCGCCCCAACCATCATGTCAGAGTTTTATTTAATAATAAATCAATCGGTGACTTTTATTTCAATGGCACGGAGGATTACCTTTTTGAGGCAACACTCGATTCCATTGAGGACGATGAAAATCGGCTGGAGTTGGTTTCCGTTGGTGATACAGGCGCTCAAATCGATCAATTTTATTTAGATTGGATCGAACTCGATTATCCCAGACAGTTCGTGGCGAAGAACGATGCCATTGAGTTTGTGGTGTCAGATGTCCAAAATCAGTTCAAAAAGATTGCATTATGGGGGTTTAGCGATCCCGACATTCACGTCTTTGATCTGACCAATCACACTATCGTTTCGAATCCTTTTATCGCTGCTGGAAAACGGCTGGTCTGCAAAGTCGTCTCTTCAGGATTCGATGATGGCAATATGGCACAATTTCAAATCAATTCAAAGACCATCGTCGGGAGCTGGCGGCGCGGTCATAATTTGGTGGTCCTCGATGAGGTCACAGGGTTGGTGTTGGATACGCGTCATTATGATACCCATTTTTCCGCCTCAGAAAGCGATAGCATGGCCAGCTTCATCGAGCGATTGCCATTCGGCAGAATTGTTCTGGTTGCGATTATGGATGAGGGAAGCCAGAAGCTTACTCCCTCTGCTTATTTAGCGCTGGAATCTTTGGGGAGTCAATTTATCAGGAAAGTCGGTTTTCGCGATTCGTGGGCTCTGATCGGCCGAAAAGGTGCTACGATTGGGACCGTGCCTGAGGTGTTTCGGTTGAGAGGCAGCGGGGCAGCCATTCTCAAAGATACGATTTTTGTCTCAGGGTCAGGATCCGATTTTTATGCCAGTTTTGATGTTTCATTCAATTTTCCTCATAAATTTGTGGCTGCCTCTCGGAGAGGGGCCAAGCTCCCCTCTCACGTTGAATTTGATCAGCCAACGGATTTGATTTCACCGCAACATGGCGCGGATTTAATCATTATTTCACATCGAAAGTTTTTCCCCAGCGCCCAACGCCTGGCCGAGTATCGCGCCCAACATAATGGGTTGCGTGTCAAAGTCGTCGATGTGGAAGACATCTATGATGAATTTAATTTCGGTTTGATCGATCCACAAGCCATCAAAGATTTTCTTAAATTTGCTTATACTAACTGGCAAGCTCCCGCCCCAAGTTATGTGATCTTGTTCGGTGATGCGAGCTGGGATTTCAAAAAAAATTCAGGGCCGGACGCTAACGAAAACTACGTTCCCTCCTATGGCAATCCCGCAAGCGATAATTGGTATGTCTGTCTTGATGGAATTGATGATGTCCTGCCCGATATGTTTATTGGAAGGATCCCAGTATCATCTGACGACGAAGGAGAAGTGATATTAAAAAAAATCATCGCATACGAGGATACGCCGAGCGCAGCGTGGAAAAAAAATTTGCTGTTTATTACGGGCGGTTTCAATAAAAGTGAACAAAGAATATTCACTGATCAGAGCAAATTTCTTATCAATACTTATGTGACTGCGCCTCCGGCCGGTTGTCGTGCATTTCAAATTAATAAAACCACGGAAGGTTATTTTGAGGGCGAGAAAAAGCTGGAAATACTTGAGGCAATGAATCGTGGCATGATGTGGGTAAATTTCATTGGCCATGCTGGCAGCCGCACCTGGGACCTTATGTTCAACCATCCCGATATTGAAGAATTGAACAACAAAGACAAATATCCATTCATCACCAGCATGACCTGCCATACGGGACGGTTTGCTGAACCAGATGGCGCAAGTTTCGCCGAGCATTTCGTCCTGACTGAAGATAAGGGAGCAATCGCTTTTTGGGGCACTACTGGTTGGGGATTTGTTTTCCAGGATAATATTTTGCTGAAAAATCTCTTTCAAGCGGCGCTGGTCGATACCATTCATGCATTGGGTGCTGCTACGACGATCGCCAAAATTAAGCTTTGGCAAAATTATGGGGGTGGGATCTATAATACTAGTGTTATTCACCAATACACTCTCATCGGAGATCCGCTGACCAATTTGACTTTGCCAGAGAAACCCGATCTGACGATCCACGAATCAAATATCAGTTTGACCCCTGCAACACCAGCAGAGGCAGATTCTGCTGTTGCTATCAAAATTAAGATCCAAAACTGGGGATTGGCAACAAATGATAGCGTGTCTTTTTCGGTTTATGATCTCAGAGGCAACGAGCTAACACCGATCGTCAGTTCGATGCGCTGTCCTGCGGTGGGATTTGAAGACTCTCTGGTCGTCATTTGGGATTTAAAAGATCAAGCAGGGGAGCATGTGCTTCGGTTCATCCTCGACCCTGAGAACCATATCGACGAATTTGATGAGCAAAATAACCAGTGCGACTTTCCAACTTATATTTATTCCTCTAAACTCACTGTCTCCAAGCCAATCAATTTTCAGATCGTCTCGTCTCAACAGGTGGCGCTTCAAGTCAATAATCCTGCATTCGCTTCATCTCATGAAAGCCAACGGTATTATCAATTTGAAGTCGATACCTGCAATCAGTTCAATAGCCCCTTGCTTATTTCATCGCCTCAAATTGCTGAGGGGAAAATAGTCACCCAATGGCGAACTCCAGCGCTCGCCGATAAAAGGACCTATTTTTGGCGTTGCCGCACAATTGATGGGATGGATTTTGGGAACTGGGTTATTGCTTCCTTTTACACCCAACACGATTCAAGCTTTGCCATCTGGCAACAACAACATCCCCAGCAGTTCAGCCAGAATGATTTCGAAAATACTCAAATTTCCGATGGAGGCGTCCGTCTCCAGCAGCGGCGTTTTCATTTTGAAGTGGTGTCGGCTGGATTCGAAGATGGAAATTACCTCCGAATTATTGTCAATTCAATTGCGATGATTCAACCGAGCCGTGGGCATAATTTGGTCGTCATCGATCAAGGCAGTGGGCAAGTGCTATATATTAAGACTTTTGATACGCTCGCTTCTCAGGACCAAGCCAACGCCATGGCCGATTTAATTAATGGATTGGAACCTGGAACTTATGTTTTGATCGGAATCATGGATGAGGGGACATTGAATATGACTGAGCGTGCCTATTTGGCTTTGGAAAGCCTAGGGAGCCAGTACTGTCGCCAAGTCAAATTCCGCGATTCCTGGGCAATGATTGGTATCAAGGGCGCGCCCATCGGCAGTGTCGCCGAAGCGCATGTCCCAGCCACCCACGGGATTGCCACGGTGCGAGATACGCTGGTCAACTATCATCGGCGGGGATCGATGGTCTCCATGCCAATTGGACCAGCAGACGGCTGGAATTCCTTATCATGGGATCAAGTCATTGAAGCCCTCTCCTCAGCTATCACTTTGGATGTGATCGGTTTTAATCAAAAACTGTCTCAATGGGATACGCTTTTGGGTGGTTTATCGAATTCCAACCATGAAAATTTGAATGCGATCGATTCCCGAACCTATCCTTTAATCAAGTTGCGCGCCAATTTCATGGATGCCACGGGCCTGAATACCCCGATATTACAAGGCTGGAAGATCGATTATGCCCCCGTTTCAGATCCCGCCATCAATTATCAGGTGGTTAACTTCAGCGCAGATACGCTTATGGAGGGTGAAACGCTTAAATTATCCCTCAGTCTCTATAATGTTGGCATGAAAGTTGTTGATTCGGTAAGAATTCGTTTTTCACTCCAGACGCCCGAAAACGGCCGCGCCAACTTGGGGCACGATCAAATTATCGTCAATATCCCAATCGATAGCTTTCGCGTCATCGAGCAACAGTGGGAGACTTCCGGCTGGATGGGCAAAGCGCAGTTCATGATCGAAATCGATCCCGACAAGGAACTCAACGAGTTATCGGAAGCCAATAATTTCTATGCAAAGCCGATTTATATTTTCCCCGATAGCTCCAAACCAGAGATCGTTGTGACTTTTGATGGAAAGCGTTTGGCCCCTGGCGACTATGTCGCCAACCAACCGATGATTTTGGTCAAAATTTATGATAACGCCCGGCTAATTGACCAGAACGATACAACGCGGATCAATCTATTTTTAGATAATCGAAGGGTGGGCTACGTTGGAAACGAACAAATTCTTACGATCGTTCCGATCTATCAATCGAGTGAGCCAAGGCTGCGAGCCCAAGTCCGTTTTACCCCGTCCTTAGTGGATGGAGAACATCGCTTGGAAGTGTTCGTTAAAGACGCTCGCAACAATCTCAGCTACCATCGTGATGACTTTTTGGTGACCAGCGAGTTCAAATTGCTCAATGTGGTCAATTATCCAAATCCATTTCGCGATGGGACGGAATTTACGTTTCGATTGACCCAACCAGCCGAAAAGGTGACCATCAAGATCTTTACGGTGGTGGGGAGATTGATCCGCACCCTGGAATTTCATTATCTCGAACCAGGATTTCAACATTTTTATTGGGATGGTCGGGATCAAGACCAGAACGAATTGGCCAACGGCGTATATTTGTATAAATTGGTGGCGCGTTCTGGAGAACATCAGGTGGAGCAAATCGAGAAACTGGTAATCATGCGATAA
- a CDS encoding undecaprenyl/decaprenyl-phosphate alpha-N-acetylglucosaminyl 1-phosphate transferase translates to MILLLSTAIVAFIIAIIMTPLIRKIALKYEVCARPNHRTVHQDSIPKLGGIGIFVAYLAGFILILLTAGQQFETLVREGIIFLIGGSLILIVGIYDDIKGIHYYQKLVLQVIAAFIVIVSGYKISVIINPLGGIISLGIFSVPFTLLWIVGITNAINLIDGLDGLAAGISLGATAVIIAISLWFGNIASAFPAAILAGALLAFLFFNFNPAKIFLGDSGSLFIGFMLACFSINGTFRNGSAVAMLIPIIVLGIPITDTLLAFIRRLRKGVHPFVADREHTHHRLLNLGLSHKQVVLLMNGVSYSWGAIAFVIYTAHSQYSLLLLLFVFLTILIGLKKLGFVQYFFLGGDKR, encoded by the coding sequence ATGATTCTACTTCTTAGCACGGCGATAGTGGCATTTATCATTGCCATTATCATGACACCATTGATCAGAAAAATTGCCCTGAAGTATGAGGTTTGCGCGCGGCCTAACCATCGTACCGTACATCAGGATAGTATTCCGAAGCTGGGGGGCATAGGCATTTTTGTTGCATATTTGGCAGGTTTTATCCTGATCCTTCTAACTGCTGGTCAACAATTTGAAACGCTGGTCCGGGAAGGCATTATTTTTCTGATCGGCGGTTCGCTAATTTTGATCGTTGGCATTTATGATGATATCAAGGGAATCCACTATTATCAGAAATTGGTATTGCAGGTCATTGCGGCGTTTATTGTTATTGTATCAGGTTATAAGATCTCAGTCATCATAAATCCATTGGGTGGCATTATATCGCTTGGCATCTTTAGCGTGCCGTTTACTTTATTATGGATTGTCGGTATTACCAATGCTATTAATTTAATTGATGGGCTGGACGGTCTGGCAGCGGGGATCAGCCTGGGGGCCACCGCCGTTATCATTGCAATCTCATTGTGGTTCGGCAATATTGCTTCGGCGTTTCCCGCAGCGATTTTGGCTGGCGCTTTGTTGGCATTTCTGTTTTTCAATTTCAACCCAGCTAAAATTTTTCTGGGCGATTCGGGCAGCCTATTTATCGGATTCATGCTGGCTTGTTTTTCCATCAACGGCACTTTTCGGAACGGTTCGGCGGTAGCGATGCTCATTCCCATTATCGTACTCGGTATTCCAATCACCGATACTCTTCTGGCATTTATCCGTCGTTTGAGAAAAGGCGTTCATCCGTTCGTCGCGGATCGCGAACATACGCATCATCGGTTGCTTAATTTGGGGTTGAGCCATAAACAAGTTGTTTTGCTCATGAATGGCGTTAGTTACTCATGGGGTGCAATCGCATTTGTCATTTATACGGCCCATAGCCAGTATAGCTTATTGCTACTATTGTTCGTTTTCCTCACAATCTTGATCGGGCTAAAAAAACTCGGGTTTGTTCAATATTTTTTTTTAGGGGGAGATAAACGTTAA
- a CDS encoding glycosyltransferase family 4 protein, with translation MRKIRLVHIQLLPILSGVQKIMVDFLIRLDRNTYDIKVICCGEGELTAILRENGIPVILLPELKRQINPFFDTIAFLKLIAIFKKFKFDIVHTHSSKPGFLGRIAAKVAKVPVVIHTVHGFAFHQFSSKFSILLFQFLEKIAGLATDKLILLNDIDFQYAKSKKLVIERKMTKIYNGICLEEIDTQINIHHKKNSLNLKINHFIVGFVGRLWEQKAPDVFISAIPFILKKISNVIFLIVGDGHLRASLEAMAEKLGIRDHLYFLGWRTDVPEILKILDVFVQTSLWEGLSLSILEAMAAAKPVIATDIKGNNELVLNGVTGFLVPPNSPECVADCVIKLLEDKKLAERMGTLARKRVEEKFDIKLHVEQIKNIYDHFFTV, from the coding sequence TTGAGAAAAATTAGGTTAGTACATATTCAGCTTTTGCCGATTCTAAGCGGCGTCCAAAAAATCATGGTTGACTTTTTGATCCGCCTGGATCGGAATACCTACGACATTAAGGTAATCTGCTGTGGTGAAGGGGAACTGACGGCTATTCTTAGGGAAAATGGAATTCCTGTTATTCTTCTTCCTGAGCTAAAGAGACAGATCAACCCCTTTTTTGATACTATTGCATTTCTGAAGCTTATTGCCATTTTCAAGAAATTCAAATTTGATATTGTCCATACTCATTCATCTAAGCCAGGCTTTTTAGGCCGAATCGCAGCAAAGGTGGCTAAGGTCCCAGTTGTGATTCATACTGTTCATGGTTTTGCGTTTCATCAGTTCTCTTCAAAATTTAGCATCTTGCTCTTTCAGTTCCTTGAAAAAATCGCAGGGTTGGCTACCGATAAATTAATTCTGCTCAACGATATTGATTTTCAGTATGCCAAATCTAAGAAGCTTGTGATTGAACGAAAAATGACGAAGATTTATAATGGAATTTGTTTGGAGGAAATAGATACTCAAATAAACATACATCATAAAAAAAATAGCTTGAACTTGAAAATTAACCATTTTATCGTCGGCTTTGTTGGCCGCTTATGGGAGCAAAAAGCTCCAGATGTTTTTATTTCAGCGATACCATTTATATTAAAAAAAATATCCAATGTCATTTTTCTAATCGTAGGAGATGGGCATTTAAGAGCTTCATTAGAAGCCATGGCGGAAAAATTAGGAATTCGAGATCATCTCTATTTTCTCGGCTGGCGAACCGATGTGCCTGAGATACTGAAAATATTGGATGTTTTTGTCCAAACTTCTTTATGGGAAGGCTTATCATTATCAATTCTAGAAGCGATGGCTGCCGCAAAGCCGGTTATCGCAACCGACATTAAAGGAAACAATGAATTGGTACTCAATGGGGTGACAGGATTTCTCGTACCGCCAAATAGTCCTGAGTGCGTGGCTGATTGTGTTATCAAGCTATTAGAAGATAAAAAATTAGCAGAACGAATGGGAACGCTCGCCAGAAAGCGAGTGGAAGAGAAATTTGATATTAAGCTACACGTGGAACAAATAAAAAATATTTATGATCATTTTTTTACTGTTTAA